A genomic stretch from Sulfurovum sp. TSL1 includes:
- a CDS encoding alanine--glyoxylate aminotransferase family protein, with product MLLFTPGPTPVPESVRQAMATPTLHHRTPEFEAIFKEARERLLKLFGMDECVMIASSGTGAMQACMLNLCKTKALTVNAGKFGERFGKIADAMGRDKVELSYEWNTPCSVTDVENALHENADIDAIFIQVCESAGGLRHPVEAIAKRAKEINPDIMIVADGITAVGVEPIDVSNIDALVTGSQKALMLPPGLAMIGLSNAAVEKIGSGTDYYFNIATEIKKQQQNTTAWTAATTLIIGLNAIFDAIDEEGIDALYANTAARAAATQAALEAIGFSMYPQTPAPSMSTVFDEDAEPIRKLLKTKYGVNMAGGQDHLKGKIFRINQMGLIPVYESAWVVNAIELALADLGRRAFDGTASRVFNETYFKKSN from the coding sequence ATGCTACTTTTTACCCCAGGACCTACACCAGTACCGGAGTCTGTACGCCAAGCTATGGCAACACCTACGTTACACCACAGAACACCAGAGTTCGAGGCTATCTTTAAAGAGGCCCGTGAAAGACTTTTAAAACTTTTCGGCATGGATGAGTGTGTGATGATAGCCTCTTCGGGTACAGGTGCGATGCAGGCATGTATGTTGAACCTCTGTAAGACAAAAGCATTGACGGTAAACGCCGGGAAGTTCGGTGAGCGTTTCGGCAAGATCGCTGATGCAATGGGAAGAGATAAAGTGGAACTCAGCTATGAGTGGAATACGCCTTGTTCCGTCACTGACGTTGAAAATGCTTTGCATGAGAATGCAGATATCGATGCGATCTTCATCCAGGTATGTGAAAGTGCCGGCGGACTTCGCCATCCTGTAGAAGCGATCGCGAAAAGAGCCAAAGAGATCAACCCTGATATCATGATCGTAGCGGATGGTATCACAGCGGTGGGTGTAGAGCCTATCGATGTCTCGAATATCGATGCACTGGTCACGGGAAGTCAAAAAGCATTGATGCTTCCTCCTGGACTTGCTATGATCGGTCTTTCAAATGCAGCAGTTGAGAAGATAGGTTCAGGGACAGATTATTATTTTAATATTGCTACAGAGATCAAAAAGCAGCAGCAAAATACTACAGCATGGACGGCAGCTACGACACTGATCATTGGGCTCAATGCCATCTTTGATGCGATCGATGAAGAGGGGATCGATGCCTTATATGCAAATACGGCAGCAAGAGCAGCAGCAACACAGGCTGCGCTTGAAGCGATAGGTTTTTCTATGTATCCGCAAACACCGGCACCGTCTATGAGTACGGTGTTCGATGAAGATGCAGAGCCAATCAGAAAACTCCTTAAAACGAAGTACGGGGTAAATATGGCAGGAGGCCAGGACCACCTCAAAGGTAAAATATTCCGTATCAACCAGATGGGGCTTATTCCTGTCTATGAGTCTGCATGGGTAGTGAATGCCATTGAGTTGGCATTGGCCGATCTGGGCAGAAGAGCGTTTGACGGTACGGCAAGCCGTGTCTTTAACGAAACGTATTTTAAGAAGAGTAACTAG
- the ciaB gene encoding invasion protein CiaB, translated as MKKQFMEDLQVIYDELQSRQASLNAYYELLDKGHDKANEVVDAFLTLIDIPRDDDATMAALTRIVNLREDALEQVLEKHGCSEDEIRVKKELAYGFVSTMHIARHENFIAWVEEKQLLTPFYRSLMLGVHHVGLAMSVWQSHWTHHILYSVNLELSEMFHGDDAKVFEMLQNESLLDTDESGSVGDRSYSVLKKEDGGYKSIAYAEAFPEEVAKVTTALEQLIALLNQQEDDVFDQKAEWIAYFTALKIAFTHTKTDELIGKWADVDRRWMAVTTPLQVGHPLEYYEDHYRKAVALEWDLRIVNPKLQEGSSTRNNIKLFAYEMAKDFGEEALHTMSKNLLQVDQTQLYIGQPVLYYGAEFNGLFSAQVVPNDEQVSSELGKKIFAYADFVMASKKSKPIMKLSVETMGEDFVKAQRELIDTDPDLWQEIYDISTVGHEYGHILWIDEDTEKKMNCSGQFKNIEEFKATSGGLMAFFHNEREALKDHIVDDLVSRAVGLMAWREVGEVLPYYCEGLIHLDILFSSGIITYDRVIHIDYGKYEQMKEAYQNAYRNLAENYLSKVDAMLYLSTYARKENGVFLPVKEEIRAFVEHYYARYKEIGQQTVVLS; from the coding sequence ATGAAAAAACAATTTATGGAAGATCTGCAGGTCATTTATGACGAATTACAAAGCAGACAGGCAAGTCTTAATGCCTACTATGAACTTTTAGATAAGGGACATGACAAAGCCAACGAGGTTGTGGATGCTTTTTTAACTCTCATCGATATACCCAGAGATGATGATGCTACGATGGCTGCACTGACACGTATCGTTAATCTTCGTGAAGATGCGCTGGAACAGGTATTGGAAAAACATGGTTGTTCTGAAGATGAGATCAGAGTGAAAAAAGAGTTGGCATACGGTTTTGTCAGTACGATGCATATCGCACGGCATGAAAATTTCATTGCATGGGTAGAGGAGAAGCAGCTTCTTACCCCTTTTTACCGTTCATTGATGTTGGGTGTACACCATGTTGGTCTTGCTATGAGCGTCTGGCAAAGCCACTGGACACACCATATTCTTTATTCTGTGAACCTTGAGCTCAGTGAAATGTTTCATGGGGATGATGCAAAAGTCTTTGAGATGCTTCAGAACGAGTCTCTGTTAGATACGGACGAGAGCGGTTCTGTAGGTGACAGGTCTTACTCTGTACTTAAAAAAGAGGATGGGGGGTATAAAAGCATTGCCTATGCGGAAGCATTTCCTGAAGAGGTGGCAAAAGTGACGACAGCACTTGAACAGCTCATTGCACTTTTGAATCAACAGGAAGATGATGTATTTGACCAGAAAGCAGAATGGATAGCCTATTTTACAGCGCTCAAAATCGCTTTTACGCATACCAAAACCGATGAACTCATAGGTAAATGGGCAGATGTGGACAGACGCTGGATGGCGGTTACGACACCATTGCAGGTAGGACATCCGTTAGAGTATTATGAAGATCATTATAGAAAAGCTGTTGCGTTGGAATGGGATCTGCGTATCGTCAATCCCAAATTACAAGAAGGCTCAAGTACCCGTAACAACATTAAGCTTTTTGCCTATGAAATGGCAAAAGATTTCGGTGAAGAAGCCCTGCATACGATGAGCAAGAATCTTTTACAGGTGGATCAAACCCAACTCTATATAGGTCAGCCCGTCCTTTATTACGGAGCAGAGTTCAATGGTCTTTTCTCGGCACAGGTCGTACCGAACGATGAACAGGTTTCCTCAGAACTTGGGAAAAAGATCTTTGCGTATGCCGACTTTGTTATGGCGTCTAAAAAATCCAAACCCATCATGAAACTTTCAGTTGAAACAATGGGTGAGGATTTTGTGAAGGCGCAAAGAGAGCTTATTGATACAGATCCTGATCTTTGGCAGGAGATATACGATATCTCTACGGTAGGACATGAATACGGTCATATCCTCTGGATAGATGAAGATACGGAAAAAAAGATGAACTGCTCGGGGCAGTTTAAAAATATCGAAGAGTTTAAAGCCACTTCAGGCGGTTTGATGGCGTTTTTCCATAATGAACGTGAAGCACTTAAAGATCACATTGTCGATGACCTTGTCTCCCGCGCAGTAGGGCTGATGGCATGGCGTGAAGTCGGTGAAGTCCTGCCGTATTATTGTGAAGGGTTGATCCATCTTGATATCCTCTTCAGCTCGGGTATCATCACCTATGACAGAGTGATACACATCGACTACGGCAAGTATGAGCAGATGAAAGAAGCCTATCAGAATGCCTATAGAAATTTGGCAGAAAATTATCTTTCAAAAGTGGATGCAATGCTCTATTTGAGTACCTATGCACGTAAAGAAAATGGCGTATTTTTACCGGTAAAAGAGGAGATCAGAGCGTTTGTAGAGCACTATTATGCAAGATATAAAGAGATAGGTCAGCAAACTGTCGTACTTTCGTAA
- the rdgB gene encoding RdgB/HAM1 family non-canonical purine NTP pyrophosphatase — translation MRIVLATGNKGKLREFKQMCEDEVVAFSELLGEFDIVEDGDTFAANALIKARAIYEKLGEEYLVISDDSGISLPLLDGAPGIYSARYAGEGATDKENLHKLIETLKQKGVKSTPAYYTAAIAIVSKYGEYVVHGWMHGDVIDEVRGDKGFGYDPIFIPSGYDRTLGELDDDVKKKISHRAQALKLAQPIIQMLKGKA, via the coding sequence ATGCGTATCGTTCTAGCGACAGGAAACAAGGGGAAACTGCGTGAATTCAAACAGATGTGTGAAGATGAAGTGGTCGCTTTTTCCGAACTTTTAGGTGAATTCGATATCGTAGAGGACGGTGATACCTTTGCGGCCAATGCACTCATAAAAGCACGTGCGATCTACGAGAAGCTTGGGGAAGAATATCTGGTAATATCCGATGACAGCGGTATCTCTCTGCCACTACTTGACGGAGCTCCGGGTATTTATTCAGCACGCTATGCAGGAGAAGGTGCCACAGATAAAGAGAACCTCCATAAACTTATAGAAACACTTAAGCAAAAAGGGGTCAAGTCCACACCGGCATACTATACGGCAGCCATCGCCATCGTCTCCAAATATGGAGAGTATGTGGTGCATGGATGGATGCATGGGGATGTCATAGATGAAGTGAGAGGGGACAAAGGGTTTGGGTATGACCCCATCTTTATCCCTTCAGGATATGACAGAACGCTGGGTGAGCTGGATGATGATGTGAAGAAAAAGATATCACACAGGGCACAAGCATTGAAGTTGGCACAACCGATCATACAAATGTTAAAGGGGAAAGCATGA
- a CDS encoding MFS transporter yields the protein MIKQIMPLSLIVGLRFFGLFIVLPVLSIYALDMEGATPFLAGLVVGGYALTQAAFQVPFGLASDKLGRKKTLLFGLIIFIIGSVIAAMSDNIYMLLIGRFLQGAGAIGSVVSAMVADLVKEEQRAHAMAIMGGTIALSFAAAMIIAPVVGGHWGIDKLFWLTAVLSVMAIGILFTAVPQPPKIVHSYAEEESKMLEVFKDKSLTRMYITFLFHSSIMTMAFFIIPVVMTQGLTDGGFGWEKSELWKVYFPAMIFGFFAMAPAAIFGEKYGKGKQVFMISVSVIFLGFLAMGFASAAWVFVVGVVLFFIGFNMFEPLLQSFVAKFAKVHQKGAALGVANTFAYVGIFLGGLLAGWLMQHYDRATLAVVVAMISVVWFIWVATMPNPNNRGNVYLPLDIFDRERVASLTSHEAIVESYVNETENIAVVKYEKDLIDEDEIRGMLS from the coding sequence ATGATTAAACAGATCATGCCGCTCAGTCTGATCGTGGGACTGAGATTTTTTGGACTCTTTATCGTCCTTCCTGTTCTTTCCATCTATGCACTTGATATGGAAGGTGCGACACCTTTCCTTGCAGGCCTTGTTGTAGGGGGTTATGCACTGACACAGGCAGCTTTTCAAGTCCCTTTCGGACTGGCAAGTGACAAACTGGGACGTAAAAAGACCCTGCTTTTTGGTCTGATCATCTTCATTATCGGTTCCGTGATCGCTGCGATGAGTGACAATATTTACATGCTGCTTATCGGGCGTTTTCTTCAGGGGGCAGGCGCCATCGGTTCTGTGGTCTCAGCGATGGTTGCAGACCTGGTTAAAGAAGAGCAGCGGGCACATGCCATGGCGATCATGGGCGGGACGATCGCACTGAGCTTTGCCGCAGCGATGATCATCGCGCCTGTCGTGGGCGGCCACTGGGGGATAGACAAACTCTTTTGGCTTACCGCTGTGCTTTCAGTGATGGCGATAGGTATTTTATTTACTGCCGTGCCCCAGCCTCCAAAGATCGTACACAGCTATGCAGAAGAAGAGTCCAAGATGCTAGAGGTCTTTAAGGACAAGTCTCTGACACGTATGTATATTACTTTTCTTTTCCATTCGTCTATTATGACCATGGCATTTTTTATCATTCCGGTGGTAATGACACAGGGGCTCACGGATGGTGGCTTTGGCTGGGAAAAATCTGAACTCTGGAAAGTCTATTTCCCTGCGATGATCTTTGGTTTCTTTGCTATGGCACCTGCAGCCATATTCGGAGAGAAGTACGGCAAAGGGAAACAGGTCTTTATGATCTCGGTTTCTGTAATTTTCTTAGGTTTTCTTGCGATGGGATTTGCCAGTGCTGCATGGGTCTTTGTTGTGGGTGTGGTACTTTTCTTCATCGGATTCAATATGTTTGAACCCCTCTTACAGAGTTTCGTGGCCAAGTTTGCCAAGGTCCATCAAAAAGGTGCGGCACTCGGTGTAGCCAATACCTTTGCCTATGTGGGTATCTTCCTGGGTGGCCTGCTTGCAGGTTGGCTCATGCAGCACTATGACAGAGCAACCCTGGCCGTTGTAGTAGCCATGATCTCTGTCGTATGGTTCATCTGGGTAGCGACCATGCCAAACCCGAACAACAGAGGAAATGTCTACCTCCCATTAGACATTTTTGACCGTGAAAGGGTTGCTTCTCTGACAAGTCATGAAGCGATCGTAGAGAGTTATGTGAACGAAACAGAAAACATCGCTGTCGTCAAATATGAAAAAGACCTCATAGATGAAGACGAGATCAGAGGGATGTTGAGCTGA
- the tkt gene encoding transketolase, whose translation MAMTEQNKMRRKMANTIRFLAADMVQKANSGHPGAPMGLADIAVVLSEKLSHNPKNPKWLNRDRLVFSGGHASALIYSLLHLWGYDVTLDDLKNFRQLDSRTPGHPEYGHTDGVEITTGPLGQGIANAVGFTMAEAYTANQVNSETCELIDHKVYCFCGDGDLQEGISYEACALAGHLGLKDMVLIYDNNEITIEGDTSLAWSEDVAKRFEAQNWNVMKINGHCYDEIEKALEEVQTATKPTIIIANTIIGKGAGEMEGSHHTHGAPLGADIIAESKAKEGFDPEAFFQIPEDVLLRFRCALEQGELAEKEWIHRQKEAPLIEQNEALARLLNPDFSAIEFPDFSGEAAMATRDSNGKILNAIATAVPSFLGGSADLAPSNKTELKDLGDFPKGRNLHFGIREHAMAAITNAMALYGTTIPFNATFFIFADYLKPAARIAALTKIQNFFVWTHDSIGVGEDGPTHQPIEHMSHFRALPNFYVWRPADATENVEAWKTALTIQAPHGFVLSRQKLQTLKPKRDFGDVSRGAYIVKKRKDANMTLMASGSELMPCLKAACHLAVLGIKANVVSVPCLDLFNEQDAEYKAAVIDQNTKVLAVEAATGTEYYRYADDVLGMESFGASAPAEQLFEKFGFTQEGIMKRACALMDVAYREVELGECKL comes from the coding sequence ATGGCAATGACAGAGCAGAACAAGATGCGCAGAAAGATGGCAAATACGATCAGATTTTTAGCCGCTGATATGGTACAAAAAGCAAATTCAGGACACCCGGGTGCACCTATGGGGCTTGCAGATATCGCAGTGGTTTTGAGTGAAAAACTGAGCCATAACCCTAAAAACCCAAAATGGCTCAACCGTGACCGATTGGTTTTCTCAGGGGGACATGCATCGGCACTGATCTACTCTCTTTTACACCTTTGGGGTTACGATGTGACGCTTGATGATCTGAAAAATTTCCGTCAATTAGACTCCAGAACACCGGGACATCCGGAATACGGGCATACGGATGGTGTAGAGATCACGACAGGTCCTTTAGGGCAAGGTATCGCCAATGCAGTAGGTTTTACGATGGCAGAAGCCTATACGGCGAACCAGGTAAACTCAGAGACCTGTGAACTGATAGACCATAAAGTTTATTGTTTTTGTGGTGACGGTGATTTGCAGGAAGGTATCTCTTACGAAGCCTGTGCACTTGCCGGACACTTGGGACTTAAGGATATGGTGCTTATCTATGACAACAATGAGATCACGATCGAGGGTGACACAAGCCTTGCATGGAGTGAAGATGTCGCAAAACGTTTTGAAGCGCAGAACTGGAACGTGATGAAGATCAACGGGCACTGTTATGATGAGATCGAAAAAGCGTTGGAAGAGGTGCAAACAGCCACTAAACCTACCATTATCATCGCCAACACGATCATCGGTAAGGGTGCAGGTGAGATGGAAGGGTCTCATCATACACATGGGGCACCTCTAGGTGCAGATATTATCGCTGAGTCAAAAGCCAAAGAAGGGTTTGACCCTGAAGCATTCTTCCAGATTCCCGAAGATGTGCTGCTGAGATTCAGATGTGCATTGGAGCAGGGTGAACTTGCGGAAAAAGAGTGGATACACAGACAAAAAGAGGCACCGCTTATCGAGCAGAACGAAGCGTTGGCTAGACTTCTTAACCCTGATTTTTCAGCGATCGAATTCCCGGATTTTTCTGGAGAGGCTGCGATGGCAACAAGAGACTCAAACGGTAAGATCCTCAATGCCATTGCAACAGCGGTCCCTTCTTTCCTTGGGGGGTCGGCAGACTTGGCACCGTCGAACAAAACAGAGCTCAAAGATCTGGGAGATTTCCCTAAAGGAAGAAACCTGCACTTTGGTATCCGTGAGCACGCTATGGCAGCGATTACGAATGCCATGGCACTGTATGGTACGACGATCCCGTTCAATGCAACATTCTTTATATTCGCTGATTACCTTAAACCGGCAGCACGTATCGCAGCATTGACAAAGATCCAAAACTTCTTCGTATGGACGCATGACAGTATCGGTGTAGGGGAAGATGGCCCTACACATCAACCTATCGAGCATATGTCTCATTTCAGAGCATTGCCTAACTTCTATGTATGGAGACCGGCAGATGCAACGGAGAATGTGGAAGCATGGAAAACTGCATTGACCATACAGGCACCGCACGGTTTTGTACTGAGCCGTCAAAAACTTCAAACACTGAAGCCAAAGAGAGATTTCGGAGATGTAAGCAGAGGCGCCTACATTGTCAAAAAAAGAAAAGATGCGAACATGACACTGATGGCTTCAGGTTCTGAGTTGATGCCTTGTCTGAAGGCAGCATGCCACCTGGCTGTACTGGGTATCAAAGCGAATGTGGTTTCTGTACCGTGTCTTGATCTTTTCAATGAGCAGGATGCAGAGTATAAAGCGGCAGTGATCGATCAAAATACCAAAGTACTTGCCGTTGAAGCAGCGACAGGAACAGAGTACTACCGATATGCAGATGATGTCCTTGGTATGGAAAGTTTCGGAGCTTCGGCGCCGGCAGAACAGCTCTTTGAGAAGTTCGGATTTACCCAAGAGGGTATCATGAAACGTGCATGTGCACTAATGGATGTAGCGTATAGAGAAGTAGAACTTGGAGAGTGTAAGCTTTAA